A window of the Pseudoalteromonas sp. A25 genome harbors these coding sequences:
- the trmJ gene encoding tRNA (cytosine(32)/uridine(32)-2'-O)-methyltransferase TrmJ: MALQDIRIVLVNTSHSGNIGSVARAMKTMGLSKLYLVDPACEVDSHASALAAGATDVLGDATIVNELSEAIEDCALTIGTSARSRTLSWPMVEPRECAQKLVKESQNGPVALVFGRENSGLTNEELQLCNYHVCIPANPEYSSLNLAMAVQTLTYETRMAFLDTQDAQPEADEAVYPSAKQMELFYAHLESTLNDTGFIIKQHPGMVMTKLKRLFNRARPEDQELNILRGILTSINKSTNK, from the coding sequence ATGGCATTACAAGACATTCGTATCGTGTTAGTAAACACATCTCATTCAGGTAACATTGGCTCAGTAGCTCGTGCGATGAAAACCATGGGCCTGTCTAAATTGTATTTAGTTGACCCAGCGTGTGAAGTTGATAGCCATGCCAGTGCATTGGCAGCAGGCGCAACGGATGTGTTAGGTGATGCGACAATTGTAAACGAGTTATCTGAAGCCATTGAAGATTGTGCACTAACGATTGGCACAAGTGCCCGCTCTCGTACACTATCTTGGCCGATGGTGGAGCCAAGAGAATGTGCTCAAAAGTTAGTTAAAGAGTCACAAAATGGCCCTGTAGCACTGGTTTTTGGTCGTGAAAACAGTGGTTTAACAAATGAAGAACTACAGCTATGCAACTACCATGTGTGTATTCCAGCGAACCCTGAATACAGCTCGTTAAATTTAGCGATGGCTGTGCAAACGCTTACTTACGAAACGCGCATGGCGTTTTTAGATACTCAGGATGCTCAGCCAGAAGCTGACGAAGCTGTATACCCAAGTGCTAAGCAAATGGAATTATTCTATGCGCATCTAGAAAGCACACTCAATGATACGGGTTTTATTATCAAGCAACACCCCGGTATGGTAATGACCAAGCTTAAGCGCTTGTTCAACCGTGCTCGCCCTGAAGATCAAGAACTCAATATTCTACGTGGGATTTTGACTTCAATTAATAAATCAACAAACAAGTAA
- the iscR gene encoding Fe-S cluster assembly transcriptional regulator IscR, whose translation MKLTSKGRYAVTAMLDVALHAEIGPVPLADISERQEISLSYLEQLFARLRKHGLVRSVRGPGGGYLLGRDVQSISVGDVINAVDESVDATRCHGEGGGCQSGMRCLTHTLWSDLSVRIEEFLNNISLAELVANSDVQSVASRQDKSVNSAMKQLDNIQVSCQL comes from the coding sequence ATGAAACTGACATCAAAAGGCAGATACGCAGTAACAGCAATGTTAGACGTTGCCTTGCATGCCGAAATAGGTCCGGTCCCGCTGGCTGATATTTCAGAGCGTCAGGAAATATCTTTATCATACCTTGAACAATTATTTGCCCGACTACGTAAACATGGATTAGTCAGATCTGTACGTGGTCCAGGCGGCGGCTATCTACTTGGTCGCGATGTGCAAAGTATCTCTGTGGGAGACGTTATCAACGCGGTTGATGAGTCTGTAGACGCAACGCGTTGCCATGGGGAAGGGGGCGGTTGCCAAAGTGGTATGCGTTGTTTAACTCATACGCTTTGGTCTGATCTAAGCGTGCGCATCGAAGAGTTTTTAAACAATATTTCCCTTGCCGAGTTAGTCGCTAATTCTGATGTGCAATCTGTTGCATCGCGTCAGGACAAGAGCGTCAACAGTGCGATGAAGCAATTAGACAATATTCAAGTGAGCTGTCAACTGTAA
- a CDS encoding IscS subfamily cysteine desulfurase, giving the protein MKLPIYLDYAATTPVDQRVADEMMQCLTMDGNFGNPASRSHRFGWQAEELVDQARNDIADLINADPREIVFTSGATESNNLAIKGAAHFYKKKGKHIITVKTEHKAVLDTCRELERQGFEVTYMEVEENGLLDLKKLEAAMRDDTILVSVMHVNNELGVIQDIATIGEMCRERKIMFHVDGAQSAGKVKIDLQELKVDFMSFSGHKAYGPKGVGALYVRRKPRARLEAQMHGGGHERGMRSGTLATHQLVGMGAAFRIAKEDFDKDHAHISALRQRLIDGVMSMDEVYFNGAIEQSVPGIVNISFNFVEGESLLMAVKDIAVSSGSACTSASLEPSYVLRALGRNDELAHSSIRFSIGRFTTEEEIDYTVNLIKDSIGRLREMSPLWEMHQEGIDLDSVEWAHH; this is encoded by the coding sequence ATGAAATTACCGATTTATCTAGATTATGCAGCAACCACTCCGGTTGATCAGCGCGTTGCAGACGAAATGATGCAATGCCTGACGATGGATGGCAACTTTGGTAACCCAGCTTCACGCTCACACCGCTTTGGTTGGCAGGCAGAAGAGTTAGTTGACCAAGCGCGTAACGATATCGCTGATTTAATTAACGCTGATCCGCGTGAGATTGTGTTTACTTCAGGCGCAACTGAATCAAATAACTTAGCAATTAAAGGTGCGGCGCATTTCTATAAAAAGAAAGGCAAGCACATCATTACTGTTAAAACCGAGCACAAGGCCGTACTTGATACGTGTCGTGAACTTGAGCGTCAAGGCTTCGAAGTTACGTACATGGAAGTGGAAGAAAACGGCTTACTTGACTTGAAAAAGCTTGAAGCGGCAATGCGTGATGACACTATTTTAGTGAGCGTAATGCATGTGAACAACGAGCTAGGCGTTATTCAAGATATCGCGACTATTGGCGAAATGTGCCGTGAGCGCAAAATTATGTTCCACGTTGATGGTGCACAAAGCGCAGGCAAAGTGAAAATTGACTTACAAGAGCTGAAAGTTGATTTCATGTCATTCTCGGGTCACAAAGCTTATGGTCCGAAAGGGGTTGGTGCCCTTTATGTTCGTCGTAAACCACGTGCTCGCTTAGAAGCGCAGATGCACGGTGGTGGTCATGAACGTGGTATGCGTTCAGGTACGCTCGCAACGCACCAACTTGTTGGTATGGGCGCTGCGTTTCGTATTGCTAAAGAAGACTTTGATAAAGATCACGCACATATCAGCGCATTGCGTCAGCGTTTAATCGACGGCGTTATGTCAATGGATGAAGTTTATTTTAATGGTGCCATTGAGCAGTCAGTACCAGGGATTGTGAACATCAGCTTTAACTTTGTTGAAGGTGAGTCGTTATTGATGGCAGTCAAAGACATTGCGGTTTCATCAGGTTCAGCTTGTACGTCAGCAAGTTTAGAGCCGTCTTATGTGCTACGTGCATTAGGGCGTAACGATGAATTAGCACACAGCTCAATTCGCTTTAGTATTGGCCGCTTTACAACAGAAGAAGAAATTGATTACACCGTCAACCTAATCAAAGATTCAATTGGCCGTTTACGTGAAATGTCACCGCTTTGGGAAATGCATCAAGAAGGCATTGACCTAGATAGCGTTGAATGGGCACATCATTAA
- the iscU gene encoding Fe-S cluster assembly scaffold IscU has product MAYSEKVIDHVENPRNVGSLDKNDPSVATGMVGAPACGDVMKLQIKVSEQGIIEDAKFKTYGCGSAIASSSLVTEWVKGKSLEEAATIKNTDISAELELPPVKIHCSILAEDAIQAAIADYKSKQAK; this is encoded by the coding sequence ATGGCTTACAGTGAAAAAGTAATAGACCACGTGGAAAACCCACGTAACGTTGGTTCATTAGATAAAAATGACCCAAGCGTAGCAACTGGCATGGTAGGCGCGCCTGCATGTGGTGACGTAATGAAACTGCAAATTAAAGTATCTGAGCAAGGCATTATCGAAGACGCTAAGTTCAAAACATACGGTTGCGGTAGTGCAATTGCGTCATCATCATTAGTAACTGAGTGGGTTAAGGGTAAGAGCCTTGAAGAAGCGGCGACTATCAAGAACACGGATATCAGCGCTGAGCTTGAGTTACCACCAGTGAAAATTCACTGCTCGATTTTGGCAGAAGACGCTATTCAAGCAGCAATTGCAGACTATAAAAGTAAACAAGCGAAGTAA
- the iscA gene encoding iron-sulfur cluster assembly protein IscA, giving the protein MAVTLTDAAANRVQAFLANRGKGIGLRVGIKTTGCSGLAYVLEFVDELDEGDEVFEHNDVKIIVDAKSLVYIDGTELDYTKEGLNEGFKFNNPNQKDECGCGESFTV; this is encoded by the coding sequence ATGGCAGTGACATTGACAGACGCAGCGGCAAACCGAGTTCAGGCCTTTTTAGCAAATCGTGGCAAAGGCATAGGTTTACGTGTTGGCATTAAAACCACGGGCTGTTCAGGTCTTGCATATGTACTCGAGTTTGTTGACGAACTAGACGAAGGCGACGAAGTATTTGAGCACAACGATGTAAAAATAATCGTTGATGCTAAGAGCCTAGTTTATATTGACGGCACCGAGCTTGATTACACCAAAGAAGGTCTTAACGAAGGGTTTAAGTTTAATAACCCAAACCAAAAAGACGAATGTGGTTGTGGTGAGAGCTTTACGGTATAA
- the hscB gene encoding co-chaperone HscB → MRYFELFNIPVDYNVDLAKINQQYLELQRVVHPDRFAGKGERDKLLAVQKTAEINDALAVLKHPVKRAEYMLSERGVDIRAEQQTLQDPMFLMQQMEMREALEELPQSDDVEAAIEQFEQQIKALDVEFSQQLAQQLSSDSEQDLQQAADNIRKLKFVYKLRDELARIEDSLFD, encoded by the coding sequence ATGCGCTATTTTGAGTTATTTAACATTCCAGTCGATTATAATGTTGATCTTGCAAAGATAAATCAACAATACCTAGAGCTTCAACGTGTTGTGCATCCTGATCGCTTTGCTGGTAAAGGCGAGCGAGATAAATTGTTAGCAGTGCAAAAAACGGCAGAAATAAACGATGCTTTAGCGGTATTAAAGCACCCAGTAAAACGCGCTGAGTATATGCTTAGCGAACGCGGTGTTGATATACGTGCCGAGCAGCAGACACTGCAAGATCCGATGTTTTTGATGCAGCAAATGGAGATGCGTGAAGCGCTCGAAGAGTTGCCGCAAAGTGATGATGTAGAAGCGGCAATAGAACAGTTTGAGCAGCAGATTAAGGCCCTTGATGTGGAGTTTAGTCAGCAATTAGCACAGCAGTTAAGCAGCGACAGCGAGCAAGACTTGCAGCAGGCCGCCGATAACATTCGTAAACTCAAGTTTGTATACAAGTTGCGTGACGAATTAGCGCGTATCGAAGACAGTTTATTTGATTAA
- the hscA gene encoding Fe-S protein assembly chaperone HscA translates to MALLQIAEPGQSAAPHEHKLAIGIDLGTTNSLVATVQSGEAKTLADFDGSVMLPSVVRYQAEGVVVGSAAQQASAEDPTNTLISVKRFLGKTQLEIEQSYGQLPYEFEQTDSGLAVNTVAGPVSPVQASAEILKSLRARAEASFAGEELQGTVITVPAYFDDAQRQSTKDAAELAGLKVLRLLNEPTAAAVAYGLDSGQEGVIAVYDLGGGTFDISILRLNQGVFEVLATGGDSSLGGDDFDSALVSLFKLQTGINDLNAKELRLFINKAKACKEALSSYETVNVKLELREQSHTVTVTRAEFAELVMPLVKKTLRACRRAAKDAGVSNEEILQVVMVGGSTRMPVIREQVEGFFEKQPLTSIDPDRVVAIGAAIQADILVGNKPDSDMLLLDVLPLSLGLETMGGLVEKIIPRNTTIPVARAQEFTTFKDGQTAMSLHVLQGERELVDDCRSLAKFSLKGIPPMAAGAAHIRVTFKVDADGLLSVSAMEKSTGVQAEIQVKPSFGLSDDQVAQMLKESMSNAKEDMQARMLKEQQVEALRVLEALEASLATDSALLNEQELAHLREQMTLLAQAREQAQSPDEIKNAIEKVDAASSEFASRRMDVSIKQALQGQSVDEV, encoded by the coding sequence ATGGCATTATTGCAAATTGCTGAGCCGGGGCAGAGCGCGGCACCACATGAACATAAATTAGCAATTGGTATTGACCTTGGAACGACTAACTCTTTGGTAGCCACAGTACAAAGCGGTGAAGCAAAAACGCTTGCTGATTTTGATGGCTCAGTGATGTTGCCATCAGTGGTACGTTATCAAGCTGAAGGTGTCGTTGTGGGCAGTGCAGCTCAGCAAGCATCTGCTGAAGACCCAACCAATACTTTGATTTCGGTAAAACGTTTTTTGGGTAAAACTCAGTTAGAAATTGAGCAAAGTTACGGCCAATTACCTTATGAATTTGAGCAAACTGATAGTGGTCTAGCGGTTAATACTGTGGCTGGACCTGTTAGCCCCGTTCAAGCTTCTGCTGAAATTTTAAAAAGCTTGCGTGCTCGTGCTGAAGCTAGTTTTGCTGGTGAAGAGCTACAAGGTACGGTGATCACTGTGCCTGCGTATTTTGATGATGCGCAGCGACAAAGTACCAAAGATGCGGCGGAGCTTGCGGGTTTAAAAGTGCTGCGTTTACTTAACGAACCCACTGCTGCTGCGGTGGCTTACGGTTTAGACTCTGGCCAAGAAGGCGTGATAGCTGTATATGATTTAGGTGGTGGTACGTTTGATATTTCTATCTTACGTTTAAATCAAGGTGTATTTGAAGTACTAGCCACGGGGGGCGACTCAAGCCTTGGTGGGGATGATTTCGATTCAGCATTGGTTAGCCTATTTAAATTACAAACGGGTATCAATGATTTAAATGCCAAAGAGCTACGTTTATTTATCAATAAAGCCAAAGCGTGTAAAGAAGCACTTAGTAGCTATGAAACCGTTAACGTTAAGCTTGAGTTGCGTGAACAAAGCCACACAGTGACAGTTACGCGTGCAGAATTTGCAGAGTTGGTGATGCCACTGGTTAAGAAAACACTAAGAGCATGTCGCCGTGCGGCAAAAGATGCTGGTGTCAGCAATGAAGAAATCTTACAAGTCGTGATGGTCGGTGGCTCAACCCGTATGCCGGTTATTCGTGAGCAAGTAGAAGGCTTTTTTGAAAAACAACCGCTTACTTCAATTGACCCAGATAGAGTTGTGGCGATTGGCGCGGCAATCCAAGCCGACATTCTCGTTGGTAACAAGCCTGATTCAGACATGTTGCTACTGGATGTACTACCATTGTCGCTAGGGTTAGAGACCATGGGGGGGTTAGTTGAGAAAATCATTCCTCGTAACACCACTATTCCAGTTGCTCGCGCGCAAGAGTTTACCACTTTTAAAGATGGCCAAACCGCGATGTCATTGCATGTGTTGCAAGGTGAGCGTGAGCTGGTAGATGACTGCCGTTCATTAGCGAAGTTTAGTCTTAAAGGTATTCCACCGATGGCGGCGGGCGCGGCGCATATTCGCGTAACTTTTAAAGTGGATGCCGATGGTTTACTGAGCGTGTCAGCGATGGAAAAATCAACCGGTGTACAGGCTGAAATACAGGTGAAACCTTCATTTGGTTTATCTGACGACCAAGTGGCACAAATGCTAAAAGAGTCAATGAGTAATGCCAAAGAAGATATGCAAGCGCGTATGCTTAAAGAACAGCAAGTTGAAGCACTGCGAGTGTTAGAGGCACTAGAAGCGTCGCTAGCGACAGATAGTGCGTTGCTTAATGAGCAGGAGCTTGCACACCTACGCGAGCAAATGACCTTGCTTGCGCAAGCGCGTGAGCAGGCACAATCGCCAGATGAAATCAAAAATGCGATTGAAAAAGTAGACGCGGCGAGCAGTGAGTTTGCATCGCGCCGTATGGATGTATCAATTAAACAAGCACTGCAAGGGCAGTCAGTAGACGAGGTTTAA
- the fdx gene encoding ISC system 2Fe-2S type ferredoxin, with protein MPQIIFLPHEELCPEGAAIEAPKGQTVLDAALKNGISIPHACEKSCACTTCHVIVREGFDSLDESDELEDDMLDKAWGLEAESRLGCQAVIADEDLVVEIPKYNLNIVNEEH; from the coding sequence ATGCCACAGATCATCTTTTTACCCCATGAAGAGCTTTGTCCTGAAGGCGCAGCCATTGAAGCACCAAAAGGACAAACGGTACTAGACGCAGCGCTTAAAAATGGTATTAGCATTCCACATGCCTGTGAAAAGTCATGTGCTTGTACAACGTGCCATGTAATTGTACGCGAAGGCTTTGACTCATTAGATGAAAGCGATGAGCTAGAAGACGACATGCTAGATAAAGCATGGGGCTTAGAAGCTGAATCGCGTCTAGGTTGCCAAGCGGTGATTGCTGATGAAGATTTAGTAGTTGAAATTCCGAAGTACAATTTAAATATCGTTAACGAAGAGCATTAA